From Neomonachus schauinslandi chromosome 12, ASM220157v2, whole genome shotgun sequence, the proteins below share one genomic window:
- the LOC110580131 gene encoding nascent polypeptide-associated complex subunit alpha: MPGEATETVPATEQELPQPQAETGSGTESDSDESVPELEEQDSTQATTQQAQLAAAAEIDEEPVSKAKQSRSEKKARKAMSKLGLRQVTGVTRVTIRKSKNILFVITKPDVYKSPASDTYIVFGEAKIEDLSQQAQLAAAEKFKVQGEAVSNIQENTQTPTVQEESEEEEVDETGVEVKDIELVMSQANVSRAKAVRALKNNSNDIVNAIMELTM, encoded by the coding sequence ATGCCTGGTGAAGCCACAGAAACCGTCCCTGCTACAGAGCAGGAGTTGCCACAGCCCCAGGCTGAGACAGGGTCTGGAACAGAATCTGACAGTGATGAATCAGTACCAGAGCTTGAGGAACAGGATTCCACACAGGCAACCACACAACAGGCCCAGCTGGCAGCAGCTGCTGAAATCGATGAAGAACCAGTCAGTAAAGCAAAACAGAGCCGGAGTGAAAAGAAGGCACGGAAGGCTATGTCCAAACTGGGTCTTCGACAGGTTACAGGGGTTACAAGAGTCACTATCCGGAAATCTAAGAATATCCTCTTTGTCATCACAAAACCAGATGTCTACAAGAGCCCAGCTTCAGATACCTACATAGTTTTTGGGGAAGCCAAGATCGAGGATTTATCTCAGCAAGCACAACTAGCAGCTGCTGAGAAATTCAAAGTTCAAGGTGAAGCTGTCTCAAACATTCAAGAAAACACACAGACTCCAACTGTACAAGAGGAGAGTGAAGAAGAAGAGGTTGATGAAACCGGTGTAGAGGTTAAGGACATAGAATTGGTCATGTCACAAGCAAATGTGTCAAGAGCAAAGGCAGTCCGAGCCCTGAAGAACAACAGTAATGATATTGTAAATGCTATTATG